One Salmo trutta chromosome 19, fSalTru1.1, whole genome shotgun sequence genomic window carries:
- the LOC115154527 gene encoding SWI/SNF-related matrix-associated actin-dependent regulator of chromatin subfamily A member 5, with product MSDEEIPSTSREHLPEDEEAKDPPFQLKPPPKALLKAEGAVDPEYEEKRKTDRANRFEFLLKQTELFAHFIQPASQKSPTSPLKVKLGRPRVKQDEKQNLLSVGDNRHRRTEQEEDEELLSESRKAANVLVRFEESPSYVKNGELRDYQIRGLNWMISLYENGINGILADEMGLGKTLQTIALLGYLKHYRNIPGPHMVLVPKSTLHNWMNEFKRWVPTLKAVCLIGDKDARAAFIRDVMMPGEWDVCVTSYEMVIREKSVFKKFNWRYLVIDEAHRIKNEKSKLSEIVREFKTTNRLLLTGTPLQNNLHELWSLLNFLLPDVFNSANDFDSWFDTNNCLGDQKLVERLHAVLRPFLLRRIKAEVEKNLPPKKEVKIYLGLSKMQREWYTRILMKDIDILNSSGKTDKMRLLNILMQLRKCCNHPYLFDGAEPGPPYTTDTHLVTNSGKMVALDKLLPKVQEQGSRVLIFSQMTRVLDILEDYCMWRGYEYCRLDGNTPHEARQEAIEAYNADNSSKFIFMLSTRAGGLGINLATADVVILYDSDWNPQVDLQAMDRAHRIGQKKPVRVFRLITDNTVEERIVERAEMKLRLDSIVIQQGRLMEQSNKLGKDEMLQMIRHGATHVFASKDNELTEEDINTILERGAKKTAEMNERMESLGESSLRNFTVDTGGAETSLYNFEGEDYREKQKLSMMEWIEPPKRERKANYAVDAYFREALRVSEPRAPKAPRPPKQPNIQDFQFFPPRLFELLEMEILFYRNTIGYKVPRSPDISNSAQVQKEEQRKIDEAGPLSPEETEEKEKLLTQGFTSWNKRDFNQFIKANEKYGRDDIDNIAREVEGKNPEEVIEYSAIFWERCNELQDIEKIMAQIERGEARIQRRISIKKALDAKVARYKAPFHQLRIQYGTNKGKNYTEEEDRFLICMLHKMGFDKENVYEELRQCVRNAPQFRFDWFIKSRTAMELQRRCNTLISLIEKENMEIEEKERAEKKKRTPKSQTAHKRKADASSEGTGRKEKKARA from the exons ATGTCAGATGAAGAGATTCCGTCAACTTCCAGAGAGCATTTACCCGAAGACGAAGAG GCAAAAGACCCCCCATTTCAGCTGAAGCCACCTCCGAAGGCTTTGCTTAAGGCGGAGGGAGCGGTGGATCCAGAATACGAAGAGAAAAGG AAAACAGATAGAGCGAACCGGTTTGAGTTTCTGCTCAAGCAAACAGAACTCTTTGCCCACTTCATCCAGCCTGCGTCTCAGAAGTCTCCTACTTCGCCCCTGAAAGTGAAACTTGGACGACCTCGCGTTAAACAGGACGAGAAACAAAATCTCCTCTCCGTTGGAGA TAACCGCCACCGACGCACAGAACAAGAAGAAGATGAGGAGTTGTTATCTGAGAGCAGGAAGGCAGCTAACGTCTTGGTTCGCTTTGAAGAGTCCCCATCCT ATGTAAAAAATGGAGAGCTGAGAGATTACCAAATCAGAGGTCTCAACTGGATGATCTCCCTTTATGAAAATGGCATTAATGGCATCTTGGCTGATGAAATG GGCTTGGGGAAGACCCTCCAAACCATTGCATTGCTGGGATACCTGAAGCATTACAGGAACATTCCTGGCCCCCACATGGTTCTGGTTCCCAAATCAACGCTACACAACTGGATGAATGAGTTCAAACGCTGGGTACCAACCCTTAAGGCAGTCTGTCTCATCGGGGACAAGGATGCAAGA GCGGCTTTCATCCGTGATGTTATGATGCCAGGGGAATGGGATGTTTGTGTCACATCCTATGAGATGGTCATCAGAGAGAAATCTGTCTTCAAGAAGTTCAACTGGAGATACCTTGTCATTGACGAAGCTCATAGGATAAAAAATGAGAAGTCAAAG CTCTCAGAGATTGTCCGTGAGTTCAAAACCACCAACCGTCTCCTCCTGACTGGAACACCTCTGCAGAACAACCTCCATGAGCTGTGGTCACTCCTTAACTTCCTGCTACCTGATGTCTTCAACTCTGCCAAC GACTTTGATTCTTGGTTTGACACCAACAACTGTCTTGGGGACCAGAAGCTGGTGGAGCGTCTGCATGCG GTGCTGAGGCCTTTCCTTCTACGTCGCATTAAAGCTGAAGTGGAGAAAAACCTGCCTCCCAAAAAAGAGGTGAAGATTTACCTCGGGCTGAGTAAGATGCAGCGAGAATG GTACACACGGATTCTGATGAAGGACATTGACATCCTCAATTCTTCTGGAAAAACTGACAAGATGCGTCTCTTGAACATCCTGATGCAGCTGCGGAAGTGCTGCAACCACCCATACCTGTTTGATGGGGCCGAGCCTGGACCCCCCTACACCACCGACACTCACCTGGTAACCAACAGCGGCAAAATGGTTGCCCTGGACAAACTGCTGCCCAAAGTCCAGGAGCAAG GGTCTAGAGTCCTCATCTTCAGCCAGATGACCAGGGTCCTTGACATTCTTGAGGACTACTGCATGTGGAGAGGTTATGAGTACTGCCGTCTAGATGGGAACACTCCACACGAAGCCAGACAG GAAGCCATAGAGGCCTACAATGCTGACAACAGCAGCAAGTTCATTTTCATGTTGAGCACCAGAGCTGGAGGTCTGGGCATTAACCTGGCAACTGCAGACGTCGTCATCCTGTATGACTCCGACTGGAACCCTCAAGTGGACCTGCAAGCAATG GACAGGGCTCATAGAATTGGTCAGAAGAAACCAGTGCGTGTGTTCCGCCTCATCACTGATAATACAGTCGAAGAGAGGATTGTAGAGAGAGCTGAGATGAAGTTGAGGCTAGACTCCATTGTTATACAACAAG GGAGGCTGATGGAGCAGTCCAACAAGCTGGGGAAAGATGAGATGCTGCAGATGATCAGGCATGGGGCCACTCACGTCTTCGCCTCCAAAGACAATGAGCTCACGGAAGAAGACATCAACACCATCTTAGAGAGGGGGGCAAAGAAG ACAGCTGAGATGAACGAGCGCATGGAGTCTCTGGGAGAGAGCTCCCTCAGGAACTTCACTGTGGACAccggaggagcagagaccagcctCTACAACTTTGAAGGGGAAGACTACAGAGAGAAGCAAAAG CTGAGTATGATGGAATGGATTGAGCCTcctaaaagagagaggaaagcCAACTATGCGGTGGATGCCTACTTCAGAGAGGCCCTGCGTGTCAGTGAACCTCGAGCCCCCAAG GCCCCACGTCCCCCCAAACAGCCCAACATCCAGGACTTCCAGTTCTTTCCCCCTCGCCTGTTTGAACTGCTAGAGATGGAGATCCTTTTCTACAGGAATACTATAGGCTACAAG GTGCCCAGGAGCCCTGACATTTCTAACTCTGCTCAGGTGCAGAAGGAGGAGCAGAGGAAGATCGACGAGGCAGGGCCCCtcagtcctgaggagactgaggaGAAGGAGAAGCTTCTTACTCAG GGGTTCACAAGTTGGAACAAGCGAGATTTCAATCAGTTCATTAAAGCCAATGAGAAATATGGCCGTGATGACATCGACAACATCGCTCGGGAAGTCGAGGGGAAAAACCCTGAAGAAGTAATTGAATATTCTG CCATTTTCTGGGAGCGGTGCAATGAACTCCAGGATATTGAGAAAATCATGGCTCAGATCGAGCGGGGTGAGGCCCGCATCCAGAGGAGGATCAGCATTAAGAAGGCACTGGATGCTAAG GTTGCGAGATACAAGGCCCCATTCCACCAGTTGAGGATTCAGTATGGCACCAATAAAGGGAAGAACTACAcggaggaggaggacaggttTCTGATCTGTATGCTTCACAAGATGGGCTTCGACAAGGAGAATGTTTATGAGGAACTCCGACAGTGTGTCCGGAACGCTCCCCAGTTCAGATTTGACTGGTTCATCAAGTCCCGAACTGCCATG GAACTCCAGCGACGTTGTAACACTCTCATCTCCCTCATCGAAAAAGAAAATATGGAGATTGAGGAAAAGGAGCGTGCTGAAAAGAAGAAAAGGACACCAAAAAGCCAGACG GCTCACAAAAGGAAGGCAGATGCGTCATCAGAAGGCACAGGACGCAAAGAGAAGAAAGCGAGAGCCTGA